One Longimicrobium terrae DNA segment encodes these proteins:
- a CDS encoding methyltransferase domain-containing protein yields MMLLLRAPDRAPADPPLFAIDPTTPSTVELADGRAHLVPHGVDGAAMILEIERPADHEDGAVPGHSALAAGTSLGSALGAFFSVARPADEQPRALEVRFPALWCPAGEPMLQRLFAPLGYAITAARLPVSPDQPGGQSPFLHVRLAGTQRLADLLSHLRVFLPFFDDRPSGGLTPDDARALWDHGRAWLAEHPEHDLLARRLLQREQGHALHDQRHDAVLAALVASGARRVLDLGCGSGGLLGRLAREPRFREVVGVEVARDELALAAARLEPGGPGRVLHGSLTYRDARLRGYDAAALVEVIEHLDPPQLAALEGAVWDEARPATVVVTTPNAEYNALFDQPGARRMRHPDHRFEWTRGEFRAWAQGVAGRHRYAVRFAPAGPEDAQAGPLTQMAIFNRLDAAARPGMDDGGTTGVRDDAIHLDALAGDRTILTRVGGEVFIAGEQAAAALEMMSRFAVDPRWLIHLPPSTPVAPASPAAGDGVRAALAYFRASGIAEIDVQRLRSGTRVMAIVCRDAAVARRRFGVAEGETGSVYTAAGRAYFADRDAEEHFLARVRAALDGAGTWDRLATDWIALEGVMGPAMMRGLNLRTGAPRALYSAVAMAARATLAAEEEVLASASGDAVARLAARVRERAARLIAYEEACGRAEPPVHAPDGLRLAPLRIVAAEGDVYADRDPHWHREQLAPLIHAAPRTLAHTEHAAFSLADPAADGAVLAWADEAGAGVVIHPSTGTAIAVPVKCWSEAALRLADGPLPPLSSPREPHALAGDADAAMRQWALSMEALDRHRRGEPLERVHQCIFAALALKLGA; encoded by the coding sequence ATGATGCTGCTCCTCCGCGCTCCGGATCGGGCGCCGGCCGATCCGCCCCTGTTTGCCATCGATCCAACCACTCCTTCGACCGTCGAGCTTGCGGATGGGCGCGCGCACCTCGTTCCGCACGGGGTGGATGGCGCCGCCATGATCCTGGAGATCGAGCGGCCGGCGGATCATGAGGACGGCGCGGTCCCGGGGCACTCCGCGCTTGCGGCGGGAACGTCGCTCGGGAGCGCGCTGGGCGCGTTCTTCTCCGTTGCGCGTCCCGCGGACGAGCAGCCGCGCGCGCTGGAAGTACGGTTTCCGGCGCTCTGGTGCCCGGCGGGCGAACCGATGCTGCAGCGCCTGTTCGCGCCGCTGGGCTACGCCATTACGGCCGCGCGCCTCCCCGTCAGCCCGGACCAGCCGGGCGGGCAGAGCCCCTTTCTGCACGTCCGGCTCGCGGGCACGCAGCGCCTCGCAGATCTGCTCTCCCACCTGCGTGTCTTTCTTCCTTTCTTTGATGATCGTCCGTCCGGCGGCCTGACCCCGGACGACGCGCGGGCGCTGTGGGACCACGGGCGCGCGTGGCTGGCGGAGCATCCGGAGCACGATCTGCTCGCGCGGCGGCTGCTGCAGCGTGAGCAGGGGCACGCGCTGCACGACCAGCGGCACGACGCGGTGCTCGCCGCGCTGGTGGCGAGCGGGGCGCGGCGCGTGCTGGACCTGGGATGCGGATCGGGCGGGCTGCTCGGCCGCCTCGCGCGGGAGCCGCGGTTCCGGGAAGTGGTGGGCGTGGAGGTCGCGCGCGACGAGCTGGCCCTTGCCGCCGCCCGACTGGAACCGGGCGGACCGGGGCGCGTGCTGCACGGTTCGCTCACCTACCGCGACGCGCGCCTCCGCGGGTACGACGCCGCCGCGCTCGTGGAGGTGATTGAGCACCTGGATCCGCCGCAGCTGGCCGCGCTGGAGGGCGCGGTGTGGGACGAGGCGCGCCCGGCGACCGTCGTCGTCACCACGCCGAACGCGGAGTACAACGCGCTGTTCGACCAGCCCGGCGCGCGGCGGATGCGGCACCCGGACCACCGCTTCGAGTGGACGCGCGGCGAATTCCGGGCGTGGGCACAGGGGGTGGCGGGCCGTCACAGATACGCCGTCCGCTTCGCCCCGGCGGGGCCGGAGGATGCGCAGGCCGGCCCGCTGACGCAGATGGCCATCTTCAACAGGCTCGACGCAGCGGCGCGGCCGGGGATGGACGATGGCGGGACGACGGGCGTTCGGGACGATGCCATCCACCTGGACGCGCTGGCGGGCGATCGGACCATCCTCACACGCGTCGGCGGCGAGGTGTTCATCGCGGGCGAGCAGGCGGCCGCCGCGCTGGAGATGATGAGCCGCTTCGCCGTGGATCCGCGCTGGCTCATTCATCTCCCGCCATCCACGCCCGTTGCGCCCGCGTCTCCGGCGGCGGGCGACGGCGTGCGTGCGGCGCTGGCGTACTTCCGCGCGAGCGGGATCGCGGAGATCGACGTGCAGCGGCTGCGGTCCGGCACGCGGGTGATGGCGATCGTCTGCCGGGACGCGGCCGTGGCGCGGCGCCGCTTCGGCGTGGCGGAGGGAGAAACGGGATCGGTGTACACCGCGGCGGGACGCGCGTACTTCGCGGACCGCGACGCGGAAGAGCACTTTCTGGCGCGCGTGCGTGCGGCGCTGGACGGCGCGGGCACGTGGGACCGGCTCGCGACGGACTGGATCGCGCTGGAAGGAGTGATGGGTCCGGCGATGATGCGGGGACTCAACCTGCGGACGGGCGCTCCGCGGGCACTGTACTCGGCCGTGGCGATGGCCGCGCGCGCCACCCTCGCCGCGGAGGAAGAGGTGCTCGCGAGCGCGAGCGGGGACGCCGTGGCGCGGCTTGCCGCCCGCGTCCGGGAGCGCGCCGCCCGGCTGATCGCGTATGAGGAGGCGTGCGGGCGCGCGGAGCCGCCCGTCCATGCGCCGGACGGACTGCGGCTCGCTCCGCTACGCATCGTGGCGGCGGAGGGGGATGTGTACGCCGATCGTGATCCGCACTGGCACCGGGAGCAGCTCGCGCCGCTCATCCACGCCGCCCCACGGACGCTCGCCCACACGGAGCACGCCGCGTTCAGCCTGGCCGATCCCGCAGCCGACGGAGCCGTTCTGGCGTGGGCGGATGAGGCCGGCGCGGGGGTCGTGATCCATCCATCCACCGGAACCGCCATCGCCGTGCCGGTCAAGTGCTGGAGCGAAGCGGCGTTGCGCCTGGCGGACGGGCCGCTGCCGCCGCTCTCCTCCCCGCGCGAGCCCCATGCGCTCGCCGGGGATGCGGACGCGGCGATGCGGCAGTGGGCGCTTTCGATGGAGGCGCTGGACCGCCACCGCCGCGGGGAGCCGCTGGAGCGGGTTCACCAGTGCATCTTCGCCGCGCTCGCCCTCAAGCTGGGCGCGTGA
- a CDS encoding PAS domain S-box protein, translating to MEPPNSPSFMPLDDPLRISLLRRAGVLDSPAEESFDRYTRLATRVLGVPVALVSLVEGHRQFFKSCVGLPQPWATERETPLSHSFCQHVVRRATPLIIEDARQDDLVRENLAIRDLSVIAYAGFPIVVRPGVVLGSFCVIDSQPRKWTPEDLRIVQDLATAVSTEIELRLDLAERAETIESGQRELSSVVESSTDAIISTTLDGTITSWNSGAARLYGYEAEQAVGQSISLIIPPDRRAEMPDLLGQLHGGRHVAHRDTMRVRSDGTVLDILLTVTPLRDALGRVVGACSVGRDVTEQKRAAEAIRLSEERFRLVSEATRDVIYDYDLSTGRVVWSDAVRELLGPHVPALGSGWWGEHLHPADADRVLNHLHEALAGDAEVCSMEYRLRRVDGEYASIAERGRIIRGPGGAAVRMVGALQNLTERRRAEEQLLESQRQLAQAQKIDALGRLSGGIAHDFNNLLTVINASAEFLLHDMQGGQPLADDVRAIQDAGERAADLTRQLLAFSRNQVVQPRVVDVNEAVAGMDRMLSRLIGADILREVVPAPEAGPVLVDPTQLEQVLLNLALNARDAMPAGGTLRIRTLATELRPGEAEPGPDQPPPGRYAGVAITDSGHGMDGDTRQRIFEPFFTTKQSGKGTGLGLATVYGIVKQAGGYITVESEPGQGTSMTVLFPVTDAVDAPEPEPQGMDAAPDGRVLVVEDDPVVRGIITRMLTRSGYAVASVCSAEDAVGLLEEEGDTIDVVLTDVVMPGMGGGALVRHVAEHHAHIPVVCISGYTDDVIAPQGVLVPELRLLRKPFSQAQLVRALTAVLHRSGSARQPSAS from the coding sequence ATGGAACCGCCGAACTCCCCCTCGTTCATGCCGCTGGATGATCCGCTGCGCATCTCCCTGCTGCGCAGGGCAGGCGTCCTGGACAGCCCCGCCGAAGAATCGTTCGACCGGTACACGCGCCTGGCCACGCGCGTCCTGGGCGTTCCCGTCGCGCTGGTGAGCCTGGTGGAGGGCCACCGCCAGTTCTTCAAGAGCTGCGTGGGCCTTCCCCAGCCCTGGGCCACGGAGCGCGAAACGCCGCTTTCCCACTCGTTCTGCCAGCACGTGGTGCGCCGCGCCACGCCGCTCATCATCGAAGACGCGCGGCAGGACGACCTGGTGCGCGAAAACCTGGCGATCCGCGACCTGAGCGTGATCGCCTACGCGGGCTTTCCCATCGTCGTACGGCCGGGGGTGGTGCTCGGCAGCTTCTGCGTCATCGACAGCCAGCCCCGCAAGTGGACGCCGGAGGACCTGCGCATCGTTCAGGACCTGGCGACCGCGGTGTCGACGGAGATCGAGCTGCGGCTGGACCTGGCCGAGCGCGCGGAAACCATCGAATCCGGCCAGCGCGAGCTTTCCTCCGTGGTGGAATCCTCCACGGACGCCATCATCTCCACCACGCTGGACGGCACCATCACGTCGTGGAATTCCGGCGCGGCGCGGCTGTACGGGTATGAGGCGGAGCAGGCCGTGGGACAGAGCATTTCGCTGATCATTCCGCCGGACCGCCGGGCCGAGATGCCGGACCTGCTGGGGCAGCTGCACGGCGGCAGGCACGTGGCGCACCGCGACACCATGCGCGTGCGCAGCGATGGCACGGTGCTGGACATTCTGCTCACCGTCACCCCGCTGCGCGACGCGCTGGGGCGGGTGGTGGGCGCCTGTTCCGTGGGGCGCGACGTGACGGAGCAGAAGCGTGCCGCCGAGGCGATCCGGCTTTCGGAGGAGCGCTTTCGCCTGGTGTCCGAGGCCACCCGCGACGTCATCTACGACTACGACCTGTCCACCGGCCGCGTGGTGTGGAGCGATGCCGTGCGCGAGCTGCTGGGCCCGCACGTCCCCGCCCTGGGGAGCGGGTGGTGGGGCGAGCACCTGCACCCCGCGGACGCGGACCGGGTGCTGAACCACCTGCATGAGGCGCTGGCGGGCGACGCCGAGGTGTGTTCGATGGAGTACCGGCTGCGGCGGGTGGACGGCGAGTACGCGTCCATCGCCGAGCGGGGCCGCATCATCCGCGGGCCGGGCGGCGCGGCGGTGCGCATGGTGGGCGCGCTGCAGAACCTTACGGAGCGCCGCCGCGCCGAAGAGCAGCTGCTGGAAAGCCAGCGCCAGCTTGCGCAGGCGCAGAAGATCGACGCGCTGGGCCGGCTTTCCGGCGGCATCGCGCACGACTTCAACAACCTGCTCACCGTCATCAACGCCAGCGCGGAGTTTCTGCTTCACGACATGCAGGGCGGCCAGCCGCTGGCGGACGATGTGCGCGCCATTCAGGACGCGGGGGAGCGCGCGGCGGACCTGACGCGGCAGCTGCTGGCCTTCAGCCGCAACCAGGTGGTGCAGCCGCGCGTGGTGGACGTGAACGAGGCCGTGGCGGGAATGGACCGCATGCTTTCGCGCCTGATCGGCGCGGACATTCTGCGGGAGGTGGTGCCCGCGCCGGAGGCCGGCCCGGTGCTGGTGGATCCCACGCAGCTGGAGCAGGTGCTGCTGAACCTGGCCCTCAACGCGCGCGACGCCATGCCCGCGGGCGGCACGCTGCGCATCCGCACGCTCGCCACGGAGCTGCGCCCCGGCGAGGCGGAGCCCGGCCCGGACCAGCCGCCGCCCGGGCGCTACGCCGGCGTCGCCATCACCGACAGCGGCCACGGGATGGACGGCGACACGCGCCAGCGGATCTTCGAGCCGTTCTTTACCACCAAGCAGTCCGGCAAGGGAACGGGGCTGGGGCTGGCCACCGTCTACGGGATCGTGAAGCAGGCGGGAGGCTACATCACGGTGGAGAGCGAGCCCGGCCAGGGAACGAGCATGACGGTGCTCTTTCCCGTGACGGACGCCGTGGACGCGCCGGAGCCCGAGCCGCAGGGGATGGATGCCGCGCCGGACGGCCGCGTGCTGGTGGTGGAGGACGATCCCGTGGTGCGGGGCATCATCACCCGCATGCTCACGCGCTCCGGGTACGCGGTGGCGTCGGTCTGCTCCGCGGAGGATGCGGTGGGGCTGCTGGAGGAGGAAGGGGACACGATCGACGTGGTGCTTACGGACGTGGTGATGCCCGGGATGGGCGGCGGGGCGCTGGTGCGGCACGTGGCGGAGCACCATGCGCACATTCCCGTGGTGTGCATTTCCGGCTACACGGACGACGTGATCGCGCCGCAGGGCGTGCTCGTTCCGGAACTGCGGCTGCTGCGCAAGCCGTTCAGCCAGGCCCAGCTGGTGCGCGCACTCACCGCCGTGCTTCACCGGAGCGGTTCCGCGCGGCAACCCTCCGCGTCGTGA
- a CDS encoding Fur family transcriptional regulator, translating to MAAGSRLGERNTRQRDTIAEVIRDAAGPLTVPEIFERSQQSIPGLGIATVYRTVKLLSEAGQLQAVILPSGETRYESAQLGHHHHFHCRVCQTVYDMQTCLVRVPESRSVDRGFVIESHELTCYGVCPACA from the coding sequence ATGGCTGCCGGATCACGGCTGGGGGAGCGCAACACGCGCCAGAGAGATACGATCGCCGAGGTGATCCGGGACGCCGCGGGGCCGCTGACCGTGCCGGAGATCTTTGAGCGGTCGCAGCAGAGCATTCCCGGGCTGGGGATCGCCACCGTCTACCGCACCGTAAAGCTGCTCAGCGAGGCGGGCCAGCTGCAGGCCGTCATCCTCCCCTCGGGCGAAACCCGGTACGAGTCCGCCCAGCTGGGCCATCACCACCATTTTCACTGCCGCGTCTGCCAGACCGTGTACGACATGCAGACGTGCCTGGTGCGCGTTCCGGAAAGCCGCAGCGTGGATCGCGGATTCGTGATCGAAAGCCACGAGCTCACCTGCTACGGCGTCTGCCCCGCCTGCGCCTGA
- a CDS encoding suppressor of fused domain protein yields the protein MEENPEPLENEGIIKRYTSEPGPQPISSGDADLIGAITEHIERHLGPVEQVFHEIVSPTVHVDIHWVAPSRERPWHILVTSGMSERPMNAPEGMEGFRYAELLVSLPATWPLTVEAFEDEANYWPLRWLKILARFAHEYDTWLSFGHTMPNGNPPEPFAPSTQLCGMMLVPPAQAPDFFELDAGGGRTIHFWSLLPLHGDEVDLKLREGADALLDRFDKAGVGEVINPARPSVVPRGRWWRPGR from the coding sequence ATGGAAGAAAACCCGGAACCGCTGGAAAACGAGGGTATAATCAAGCGCTACACCTCCGAGCCCGGCCCGCAGCCGATTTCGAGCGGCGACGCGGACCTGATCGGGGCCATCACGGAGCACATCGAGCGGCACCTGGGGCCGGTGGAGCAGGTGTTTCACGAGATCGTCTCGCCCACGGTGCACGTGGACATTCACTGGGTGGCGCCCTCCCGCGAGCGTCCGTGGCACATCCTGGTCACCTCGGGAATGAGCGAGCGGCCCATGAACGCCCCGGAAGGGATGGAGGGCTTCCGGTACGCCGAACTGCTCGTTTCGCTCCCCGCCACCTGGCCGCTGACGGTGGAGGCGTTCGAGGACGAGGCGAACTACTGGCCGCTGCGCTGGCTCAAGATCCTCGCCCGGTTCGCGCACGAGTACGACACGTGGCTCAGCTTTGGCCACACCATGCCCAACGGCAACCCGCCGGAGCCCTTTGCCCCGTCCACCCAGTTGTGCGGGATGATGCTGGTTCCGCCCGCGCAGGCGCCGGACTTCTTTGAGCTGGATGCGGGCGGCGGGCGCACCATCCACTTCTGGAGCCTGCTGCCGCTGCATGGCGACGAGGTGGACCTGAAGCTCCGCGAAGGCGCGGACGCGCTGCTGGACCGGTTCGACAAGGCGGGCGTCGGCGAGGTCATCAACCCCGCGCGGCCCAGCGTGGTCCCCCGCGGACGCTGGTGGCGCCCCGGCCGCTGA